TATTGTTATCCACTTTTCTCATTCTCATTTTGGGTTGGTATTCCAATCGCATATTTTCACTCAAAGATTTGTTTTGTACAATAATGAATTTATTCTTTCCATTAGACATGATAGAAACTATAGCCTCTTTTCCGTATGTTGTAAAAAATTTAAATTGTTCGGGTACAGAGTATAATTTTTTTGTTCCTTCCGGTATATTAATACCGGTATGAAAAACAGCGACAGATTTAGCTCCTGAAAATACCCATGCGAGTCTTTGTATTTGCTCATTAACACTTTTTACTACATTGTAAGTAGGTGTAGGATTACCACGATCATCAACTATTGAATATCCATAATTTTCCTTTCTCCAATTGGCTTCATAATTCAGCGTCCAATAGGTAAAATACTGTAATCCTTGAGCCCCATATAATAAATTCCCAAATTGTTGAAGCTTAATTCCTGAAACTGTAGGTTGCCGATAGTCATAATGAATTGTTGAACATGCAAAAGCCCAAAAATCAATATCCTTATTCAAGCTAACACTTCGTAAATCCTCCAAATTTTTATACCAATCAATTCTCACCTGATCTTTTACAATTGGATAATTATCAAAAGAAAGAAAGCTTACGGGTACTTTCTGTACAAAAGTATTTAAATAATCTCTATATGTAATATTATTTAGTAATTTCGGTTCTACATAATTAGGGAATAAATTAATGTAAATTATGTGATAAGGATCTATCTTTTTAATTTTTTTTGCAAGGATAGCTAAATTATCAAAATCACTTGGATTAGGTTCATCCCCGATGCAGTAGCCATACAATGCAGGATGATTTTTAAAAAGATTTAAAGTACCTTCTGTATCGGTAAATAGTGAAGAAACTCTAATGATCAATTTAACGTTCGCTTTTTTAGCAGCATCTAAAGCAGTTTTAACTTCTTGATCGGAATTATAAAGTGTATAACAGATATCTATACCTGCACGTTTCATAGTTGAAAATTGACTTACAGTTGAATACTCTCCAGGAGGAACCCCATGAAATGCAAAAATAGGCATCCTTTTCTCTTGAGATATTACAATGTTATAAACCAACAAAAATACTATGATCACTAAATTCCTAATCATTTGTCTAAGATTATTAGTTACTATTTAAGGTCAAAACGACCTTAACCGTCCTCAACAAAATCTTAATGTCAAGTAAAGGAGAATAATTCTTGATATAGTACAAGTCATACTCCAATTTTTCTAAATTATCCTTAGGAGTAGCTTTGGGCAAATTCACCTGAGCCCAACCTGTAATACCAGGTTTTACTAAATGACGTAAATCAAAATAAGAGTTTTCAGCTACTGATTCTTCAACATATTTTTGCTGCTCAGGTCTTGGTCCAATTAAACTCATATTACCATTGAGAACATTAAAAAGCTGAGGTAATTCATCCATCTTTGTAGATCTAAGAAATTTTCCTACAGCAAGAAGTCGATCATCATTATTCTTAGTATAATCACCGTTATGTCCATTCTTCATTGTTCTTAGTTTATATATTTTGAACTTTTTAGAATTCTTTCCTACTCTCTCCTGAGAAAAAAAAACATTTCCGGGAGAATTGATAAACACTAATAAAGAACCAAAAATTATTATAGGTAATGCAAATGGTAACAAAAGTACAGAAACAGATAAATCTATAAACCGTTTTAAAACAAAGTCGTTTTTCTCTAATCCAATAGAAAATACATCGTCTGCTAAATACTCATTGGCATTTAGTTTTACTAAAGGTATTCTTCCATTAATTCGCTCATAAAACTCGTGAACTTCAAAAACTTTTATACCTTGAAGTTTAGCTTCAATAATTTCATTTGTAATTTTTTCAGGAAGGTGGTTTAAATCTGAGGTTTCGATAATTATAGTTTTTACGTGTAATTTTTTAATATAATCAAAAATACTTCTGTGATTAATATCTGAATTAAAAAATACTGATTTATGAGATTTTTTAAAATTTTCTGCCTCTAAAATTTTTAATGTTATATTACTAACATTTATAAAAAGATATCTTTCGTTAAAACTGGAAAGATTTAAATATTTTTTCATGCTACGTGTTTCTCACAAATCTACTTTTAAATTTCTATATCATGTATTAACATCAACATAATTTGAATTTACAAAAAAAGTTTAAATCTCAGACTTTACTATAAATGTTGAAAAGTCTTCGAAATCCACCTTTTATATGGATAATAAAAGGGAACTTTAATATCATGTTTCCTAAAGGCATTTAAGATTTCTTGTTTCCCTTTTTTAATGTTTGATAAACTTTTATTTGATTCCCCTCCTAATCTCATCTTCAAAATAAAATTCTCAAGGTAGAATGATGAGATCTGATGCTTTTCTAAAAACCTCAGCATAATTTCAAAATCGGCAGCAATTCTATATCTCAAATCAAATGCTCCAAAACTTTTGTAAACCTCCTTTTTAACAAAAAAACACGGATGGGCGGGATGCCAACCCTTACTGAAAGCTTTTCGTGTTCCTGTTTTCCATTTTCGGACAATTTTATCTGTGTTATTTTCTTTTACATAGTATAAATCAGCAAACACAGAATCTACTTTCTCTTTATCAAAACAGTCTAAAATTTCTTTAAATGAACTTTCTGAAATATAAAAATCATCAGAATTAAGTAATCCTAT
The sequence above is drawn from the Chryseobacterium daecheongense genome and encodes:
- a CDS encoding glycosyltransferase family 2 protein yields the protein MKISIITVCWNSEKYLRTAIESVLQQTYKNIEYIIVDGGSTDNTLEIIKSYEPLFEGKMRWISEKDNGIYDAMNKGIEMSTGDVIGLLNSDDFYISESSFKEILDCFDKEKVDSVFADLYYVKENNTDKIVRKWKTGTRKAFSKGWHPAHPCFFVKKEVYKSFGAFDLRYRIAADFEIMLRFLEKHQISSFYLENFILKMRLGGESNKSLSNIKKGKQEILNAFRKHDIKVPFYYPYKRWISKTFQHL
- a CDS encoding sugar transferase, yielding MKKYLNLSSFNERYLFINVSNITLKILEAENFKKSHKSVFFNSDINHRSIFDYIKKLHVKTIIIETSDLNHLPEKITNEIIEAKLQGIKVFEVHEFYERINGRIPLVKLNANEYLADDVFSIGLEKNDFVLKRFIDLSVSVLLLPFALPIIIFGSLLVFINSPGNVFFSQERVGKNSKKFKIYKLRTMKNGHNGDYTKNNDDRLLAVGKFLRSTKMDELPQLFNVLNGNMSLIGPRPEQQKYVEESVAENSYFDLRHLVKPGITGWAQVNLPKATPKDNLEKLEYDLYYIKNYSPLLDIKILLRTVKVVLTLNSN